A genomic stretch from Etheostoma cragini isolate CJK2018 chromosome 8, CSU_Ecrag_1.0, whole genome shotgun sequence includes:
- the tmem86a gene encoding lysoplasmalogenase-like protein TMEM86A, producing the protein MVSPVTVVKSEGPKLVPFFKATCVYFVLWLPTSSPSWFSALIKCLPIFCLWVFLLAHGFSFLGAHSNARKILAGLIFSALGDAFLIWQEQGYFVHGLLMFAITHILYSSAFGMKPVNVSAGLVITAVSSVSYMLLYPYLSGPFTYLVAVYIALIAFMGWRAIAGLQLTNDLWTWTKLCSCLGAVLFMVSDLTIAVNKFCFPVPHSRAIIMATYYAAQMLIALSAVECQDAEAARKRT; encoded by the exons ATGGTTTCTCCGGTAACAGTA GTCAAGAGTGAAGGCCCCAAGCTGGTGCCGTTCTTTAAGGCCacctgtgtgtactttgtcctgTGGCTGCCCACCTCAAGCCCGTCCTGGTTCAGCGCACTTATCAAATGTCTACCCATCTTCTGCCTCTGGGTGTTTTTACTGGCACATGGGTTCAGCTTCCTCGGTGCTCACTCCAATGCCCGCAAGATCTTGGCTGGCCTCATCTTTTCTGCTCTGGGAGATGCCTTTCTCATCTGGCAGGAGCAGGGCTACTTCGTCCACG GCCTTCTGATGTTTGCCATCACCCACATCCTCTACTCATCTGCCTTCGGGATGAAGCCTGTTAACGTGTCTGCTGGCCTGGTGATCACTGCGGTGTCGTCTGTGAGCTACATGCTGCTATACCCCTACCTGTCTGGCCCCTTCACCTACCTGGTGGCCGTCTACATCGCTCTGATCGCCTTCATGGGCTGGAGGGCCATCGCGGGCCTGCAGCTGACCAACGACCTGTGGACCTGGACCAAACTGTGCTCCTGCCTGGGTGCCGTGCTCTTTATGGTCTCCGACCTGACCATCGCCGTCAACAAGTTCTGCTTCCCCGTGCCCCATTCGCGTGCCATCATCATGGCCACCTACTATGCCGCCCAGATGCTGATAGCGCTGTCGGCTGTTGAGTGCCAGGACGCGGAGGCGGCCAGGAAGAGAACATGA